Within the Streptomyces sp. R41 genome, the region TCCCGTCCACTTCGCGGCCGCCCGCCGCACCCCCATCGGCAAGTTGCGCGGAGCCCTGTCCTCCGTGCGGCCCGACGACCTCGCCGCGACCGTCGTCCGCGGCCTGGTCGCCGAGGTGCCCGCGCTCGACCCGGCCCGCATCGACGACGTCTACTGGGGCGCCGCCAACCAGGCGGGCGAGGACAACCGCAATGTGGCCCGGATGGCCGCGCTGCTCGCCGGGCTGCCCGAGTCCGTGCCCGGCGCCACGGTCAACCGGCTCTGCGCCTCCGGCCTCGAAGCGGTCACCACGGCGGCCCGCGCCATCGCCGCCGGCGAGGCCGACATCGTGCTCGCCGGCGGTTCCGAGTCCATGAGCCGCGCCCCCTTCGTCCTGCCCCGCCCCGACGAGGCCCTGCCGCCCCGCATCGAGACCATCGACACCCGGCTCGGCTGGCGTCTGGTCAACCCCGCGATGAAGGAGCTGCACGGGCTCCTGTCGATGGGGGAGACCGCCGAGGAGGTCGCCGAGCGGTACGGCGTCTCGCGCGAGCGCCAGGACGCGTTCGCGCTGCGCAGCCACCAGCGCGCCGCGGACGCCCGCAAGAACGGGCACTTCGACGCCGAACTACTGCCCGTGGAGCGTCCCGACGGTGTCGTCGTCGACAGTGACGAATGCGTACGGGAGGACACCTCGCTCGACAAGCTGTCCCGCCTCAAGCCGGTGTTCCGCGAGGGCGGCACGGTCACCGCGGGCAACGCCTCGCCGATGAACGACGGCGCGGCCGGAGTCCTGCTGGTCAGCGAGGAGGCCCTGAACGAACTGGGGCTGGAGTCCCTCGGACGCTATGTCGCCGGCGCCTCGGCCGGCGTCCACCCCGACGTCATGGGCATCGGCCCCGTCCCCGCCACGCAGAAGGCACTCGGGCGCGTCGGCTGGAGCATCGGTGACATCGAGGAGGCCGAGTTCAACGAGGCGTTCGCGGCGCAGGCCCTCGCCAGCGTGGACCGCCTGGGCATCGACCCGGACCTCGTCAACCCGACCGGCGGCGCCATCGCCCTCGGCCACCCGCTCGGCTGCTCGGGCGCCCGTATCCTCACCACTCTGCTGCACCGCATGCGCCGCACGGGAGCCGCGCGCGGCCTGGCCACGATGTGCGTCGGCGTCGGCCAGGGCAGCGCCGTCCTGATCGAGCGCGGCTGAAGTCCCGTACTCCGCCCAGCGAGAGTCCGCCTGCGAGTTTCCATGAGTTCTGGGGCGCCCGCCAAGTGCCCGTGAATACGTGGCCGGGGCTGTCGCCAGACCGTGGGCAGCCCCCAACCGGTTCAGAGCCGCACCAGCAAGGAAACGGAGCATTCCTCCATGGCAACCCTGTCCCTCGCCGCGAACCTCGCCGAGAACGCCCGCCGCCGTCCGGACCGGACGGCGCTCGTCGAGGGCGAGCTGCGTCTCACCTTCGCCGAGGTGTGGCGGCGCGCCCGGGCCCAGGCCGGCGCCCTCGTCGGCCTGGGCGTGCGGCCGGGGGACCGGGTGGCGCTGATGGCGCCGAACACGGCGGAGTTCCCGCACGCCTACTACGCGATCGCGGCGGCGGGCGGTGTGGTCGTCCCCGTCCATCTGCTGCTGTCGCAGGCCGAGGTCGAACACGTAGTCAACTACCCGTCGCTAAGGCGATGGGCTTGCACACCGGGCATCACTGGCGGTGATGTGTCGTTTGCGTCCAGCCCCACTCGGTGGTGTTCGGGATGGGGCAGGGGCCGTTGACGTGACCCCGCGTCGCCACAACTCCCAGGCGCGGGCCCGGATATTGCGGGAGCCATTCCGGTCCGCGTGATCAACGAATCCGCAGTTCCGGCACGCGAACCAGGCCTGCGAGACCCGGTTCGCCCTGTCGAGGTGCCCGCACTCGGCGCAGGTGCGGGATGTGTACGCCGGATCGACGTACACCACCGGCACTCCCGCCCGGCGGGCCTTGTATCCGATGAACGCTCCCAGCTGGGCAAAGGACCAGCTGGAGTGGGTGGCCCGTTGGGGCTTGCGAAGCCGTACCCGCTCGCGGATGCCTGTCAGGTCTTCAAGGGCGATCCCGCGACCGGTGCGTTCTGCCTCGGCCACCACATGCTTCGCGATCTTGTGGTTGATGTCCCTCGCCCGCCGGGCTTCCTTGCCCCGCCGCTTCTTGGCACGGCGTTTGGCGGACGGGGTGTTCTTCTTCTGCAGCTTGGCCCGCAGGCCGCGCTCGCGGACCCGGATGCGGTTCAGCTCGCGCCCGGCCATGATTTCGCCGTCCGAGGTGGTGGCGATGTTCACGATGCCCAGGTCGACCCCGACGAAATCCACCGGAGTCGGGTTCAACTCCGTCTCGGGGACCTCGCACGTGGCGTTCAGGAACCACATGCCGTCCCGTTCCAGCAGGTCGGACTCACCCTTGCGGTACAGGGCCAGCGTGGCCAGCTGCTCCGGTGAGGCGGTAAACGCCACGCCCCTGAGGCGGCCCGCCACGGTCCAGATCGACACCGTCCGGTCCGGGATCTGCCAGGACAGCATGCGGTCGTCGTATGGCTGCGCGCCCTGCGGGCGGAAGGCGATCGGCTTCTCGGTCGCCCGGCGGTAACGGCGGGAGCCAACCTGCCCCAGATTTCCTGCCGTCAGGTTCGCCTTCAGCACGATGTACGCGTCACAGGTCTTCTTGATCGCGTGCTGGGCGGCCTGCGCGCCCAGGTTCCAGCGGGACTTGACCTCGCCGTAAGTGAGCTTGCGCAGGGCGAAGTTCTTAAACTCCCCGCGCACGAAGGCGATCTCGCTCACCCAGGTGGCGGCCTCGTTGCACGCCCGCAGGGTCGCCTCAAGCACCGACGCCTGCACAGGCGTCGGCAGCAGCTTCACCTGCACCACCAACTTCACTCCCCCAGGCTAGCTACAAGAATTGATCTGTGTCACCGAGATGGGAACCAAACCCCCATATACGCAGGGGACGTAGCGTCGTCTATTCTCTGCACGCACACTTGGTCTTCACCCCGAAGTACCGGCGCGGTCCGTTCACCGACGAGATCCTCACGCACTGCGAGGAGATCATGCGGGACGTGTGCGCGGATTTCGGCGCTGAGCTGCACGAGTTCAACGGCGAGAAGGACTATGTGCACCTGCTGGTCCACTACCCGCCCAAGATCGCTCTGTCCCGGCTGGTCGGCTCGCTCAAAGGCGTCTCCGCGCGCCGCCTGCGCCAGGAATTCCCCGACCACATCCGCCGCTACCTGTGGGGCGACCACCTCTGGTGCCCGTCCTACTTCGCCGCCTCCGCAGGTGGCGCACCCCTCACGGTCATCAAGGAGTACATCGACAACCAGAAACGTCCCGGGTGAGCCATCAGCGGCTCCGCCGCCACGACACGGCGGCGCTCCGCACCGCCCCACCAAGGATGCGATTTCACCCAGGCGTAAACGCCCGGGGCTCCTCGCAAGAATCAAGCTGAAGGACAGCGGCGCGAGCCTGCTGCTCTGCCACCCGGCGCAGGCCGACACCGGCGCCGCCGCCGCACGGGCCCTCGGCGTCCAGGTCGTCACGCTGGGCGCCGAGTTCGAGAAGCTCGCGGCCGACGCCGAACCGCTGCCGTCGTACGTCACCCGCGAGGCGGACGACCCCGCGGTCGTCTTCTACACCAGCGGCACGACCGGTGTCCCCAAGGGCGCCGTACTCAGCCACTTCAACCTGGTGATGAACGCGACGGTCAATGCCTTCGACGCCAACGACATCCGCCCCGACGACATCGCGCTGGGCGCGCTGCCGCTGTTCCACGCCTTCGGGCAGACGGTGTCCATGAACTCGACCTGGCGGGCGGGGGCGATGCTCGTGTTGCTGCCGCGCTTCGACGCGGCGCGCGCCATCGAGTTGATGGTCGAAGAGCGTGTGAACACCTTTCACGGGGTGCCGACGATGTTCGTGGGTCTCGCGGCCGCGGCCAGCACGGCGGAGACTTTGCCCGAACTGCGCGTGTGCGTCTCCGGAGGCGCCTCGCTGCCGGTCGCCGTACTGGAACGCTTCGAGGAGGCGTTCGGGGCGAAGATCTACGAAGGGTACGGACTGTCGGAGACCTCGCCGACCGCGTCCGTGAACCAGCCCCTGTTCGGCATGAAGGCGGGCACCATCGGCCACCCGCTCTGGGGCGTGGACGTGGAGATCGCGCGCGCCGAGGTCGAGGGGCGCGTCGAGCTGCTGCCGCCGGGGGAGCTGGGCGAGGTCGTCATCCGCGGCCACAATGTCTTCTCCGGCTATCTGGGCCGGCCCGAGGCGACCGCGGAGGCCGTGGTCGACGGCTGGTTCCGCACCGGTGACCTGGGCACCAAGGACGACGAGGGCTTTCTCAGGATCGTCGACCGCAAGAAGGACGTCATCATTCGCGGCGGCTACAACGTCTACCCGCGAGAGGTCGAGGAGGTTCTGGTGCGTCACCCCGGCATCGCCCAGGTCGCGGTGATCGGCCTGCCGGACGAGCTGCACGGCGTGGAGGTGTGCGCGGTCGTCGTGCGCGCTCCGGGAACCGCGCAGGACGCGGTGGAGATCACCGACTGGTCCAAGAAACACCTGGGCCGCCACAAGTACCCGCGTCGCGTGGAGTTCACCGACGCGCTTCCGCTTGGCCCGAGCATGAAGGTCCTCAAGCGGGAGCTGCGGGCGCGCTACAGGAGCTGACGCGGCGGGTCTCCTTGCGCGACGGTCCTGCTGAAGGGGTCAACTGGCGAGACGCTCCTTACGTCAGGAGATACGTGGGCTTAGCATCGGTCCCCGCATGAACACGATGACGCTCTGGCACATATCCGTAGGGGAGTTCGCCGCTCTCGCCGCCGCGGCTCTGCTCGTCGGCTTCTCGAAGACCGCTGTGAGCGGGGCCAACACGGTCAGCCTGGCGATCTTCGCCGCCGTGCTGCCCGCCCGCGCCTCGACCGGCGTCCTCCTGCCCATCCTGATCGTCGGGGACGTGCTCGCCGTGCTCACCTATCGGCGGCATGCCCACTGGCCGACGCTGTGGCGGCTGTTCCCCGCGGTCGCCGCGGGCGTCGTCTTCGGCACGCTGTTCCTGGTGTGGGCCGACGACGGGGTCGTACGGACCTCGATCGGCGCGATCCTGCTGCTGATGGCGGCGGTCACCGTGTGGCGCCGCCGGGCCGCCGCGCAGGACGACGAACCCGACTCGGTGGCGACGCGCACGGGCCGGATCAAGGCCCGTTCGTACGGGGTGCTCGGCGGCTTCACGACGATGGTCGCCAACGCGGGCGGCCCGGTGATGTCGATGTATCTCCTGTCGGCGGGCTTCAGGAAGCTGGGCTTCCTCGGCACGTCGGCCTTCTTCTTCCTGATCGTCAATGTGTCGAAGGTGCCGTTCAGCGTGGGACTCGGCCTGATCGACGGCCACTCGCTGCTGTTGGACGCGGCGTTGGCGGCTTTCGTCGTGCCGGGGGCGTTCATCGGCAAATGGGCCGTGAACCGAATCAACCAGCTGCTCTTCGAGCGGCTGGTGATCGCGGCGACGGTGGTGGGCGGGGTGCAGCTGCTGCTGCGCTGACCGCTACTGGGGCGTGGCGGAGTTCAGCAGGGCGGGGAGATCCGCGAAGGAGTCCAGGACGTGGTCGGGTTCGCCGCTCGCCGCCTTATGGCTCTCGGGCAGGTACTTGCCGGTCTTGACGAGGACACCCGTGATTCCCGTGCGTTGCGCCGCGAGCACGTCCGACTCGATGTCGTCGCCGACCATCAGCGCCTCACCGGGACCGACCCCGAGACGCGCCAGCGCCGTCTCGAAGAACGCGGGCGCCGGCTTGCCGGTGATCTCCGCCTCGGTGCGGGCCGCCCGCTCCAGGCCGAGCAGGAACGCTCCGCTGTCGAGCTGCAGCCCCTGATCGGTGCGCCAGTACAGGTTGCGGTGCATGGCGATCAGCCGGGCGCCGTGCTGGAGGTGGCCGAAGGTCCGGTTGAGCGCGGCGTAGCCGAACTCGGGTCCGGCGCCGCCCACGACGACGACATCCGGCACGGTGTCCGTGTCGCGGTCGTCGTCGCTCTCGCCGACCAGCGTGACTCCCGCGAGGTCCTCGGCGATGTCACCGCTGTTCAGCAGGGAGCACCGGGCGCCCGGATGGCGGTCGGCGAGATACGCGGCGGTGACGGCGGGGGCGGTGAGGATGTCCTCGGCGTCCACGGGGAAGCCGGCTTCGCCCAGGGTCCCGGCGATCGACGCGCGCGTACGGGACGTCGTGTTGGTGACCAGGGCGACCCCGAGCCCTGACGCACGGATCTGCCGCAACGCCTCGACCGCGCCGGGCAGCGGCTGCCACGAGACCGTGAGCACACCGTCGATGTCGATCAGGACCGCGCGTACCGACTCCATGCCCGGACGATACCGATCAGCACCCGCGCCGCGCATGCGCGCAGGCTTCCTGCGCCGACGGCTCACCCTGCCGGACCCGATGTGCGCGAGAGGTGTCGGTACCCGGGGCGCTGACCAGGTCACGTGGACATGGCCGGAGACCCACGGGATGCGCGGGCGGTGACCCTGCCGACCTGCTGCTTCCCGGGGTGGGACCCGAACCCCACGCCCCTACCCGGCCCCCGTACGCTCGAGGCCATGGCCCCCCACGTCCTGGTCCTCGGCGGCACCACCGAGGCACGCGAACTCGCCGCCGAGCTGGCGACGCGTCCCGGTGTCCGGGTGACGACTTCCCTGGCGGGGCGCGTGTCGCGGCCGGGGGCGCTTGCGGGGGACGTACGGATCGGGGGATTCGGCGGAGCGGAGGGGCTCGCGGAGTGGCTGCGCGAGCACGGCGTGGACGCCGTGGTGGACGCGACGCACCCGTTCGCCTCCGCCATCACGGCGAACGCCGCGCGGGCCGCGGCGGCGACCGGAGTCCCGGCCGTGGTGCTGCGCCGTCCTGGCTGGCGCCCCGGCCCCGGCGACCGGTGGCACTCGGCAGCATCCCTCGCCGAAGCCGCCGCGCTGCTCCCGGCGTTGGGCCGCCGCGTCTTCCTCACCACGGGCCGCCTGGGCCTCGCGGCCTTCACGGACCTCGCCGAACTCCACTTCCTCGTACGCTCGGTGGACGCGCCGGAGCCCCCGCTGCCCCCCGACGCCGAAGTACTCCTGGCACGCGGCCCGTTCACGCTGGACGGCGAGAAAACCCTGCTGCGCGAGCACCACATCGACGTCCTGGTGACCAAGGACAGCGGCGGAGCCGCAACAGCGGCCAAACTCACGGCCGCCCGTGACCTCGGGCTTCCCGTGGTCGTCGTGCGCCGCCCCGACCTCCCCGACGGCGTGACCGCAGTACCGGACGTGACGACGGCCCTGACCCGGCTGGACCTCAGCCTCCGGTGACGGCCGCCCGGATCCCGGTGGGCAGGCCGTTGGTCAGGTCCTCGACCAGGAGGCGCTCGGCGATGATGTCGAGGACGGCGCGGAGGGCCGCGCGGCCGCTGCCCCGTTCCATGCGATCGGCGCGCCGACTGCCCCAGGCGTTGCTGATGATCCGGCGGGCGCCCCGTGCGTGAGGGTCATCGGCGCGGCGTACCGTCGCGGGTCACCTGCCCGTCGCACGGTCGCCGGGGCGTGCGCTACCCGCGCGGATGCCTGCGCAGCAGATACGTGTCCATGATCCATCCCTTGCGCTCCCGGGCCTCGGCCCGCAGACGCTCGATACGGGGAGCCGCCTCGGCTAGGGGACCGGAGGCGAGGATCTCGTCGGGCGTGCCTATGTAGGCGCCCCAGTAGATGTCGATGTCCTCGCCGGCGTACTGCCGGAACGTCTGGTGGGCGTCGAGCATGACGACCACGTCGTCGACACCCTCGGGGAAGCCTTCCGCGAGGCGGCGGCCCGTGGTGATCTGGACGGGCCGCGCGACCCGGTTCAGCCCCGTGCGGTGACGGGCGACGAGCGCGGAGACGCTGCTGATGCCGGGCACGACGTCGTACGTGAACGCCACCGCGCCCCGGTCCAGGATCTCCTCCAGGATGCCGAGCGTGCTGTCGTACAGCGCGGGGTCGCCCCACACCAGGAACGCGCCGCTCTCGTCCTCGCCCAGCTCCTCGGCGATCAGCCGCTCGTAGATGGCCGCGCGGGCACTGCGCCAGTCCCCGACGGCCGGCGAGTACGCCGCGCCCCCCGCGGACCGGTCGCGGTCCGGGTCGCGGGCCTCGACCAGTCGATACGCCCCCTGCGGTATGTGCGCGTCGAGGATGTCACGGCGCAGCTGGACGAGGTCCGACTTCACCTCGCCCTTGTCCAGGATGAAGAACACGTCGGTGCTCCTCAGCGCCTTGACCGCCTGCAGCGTGAGCTGGTCGGGGTCGCCCGCCCCAATCCCGATGACATGAATCTTTCGCACACCGAGAGTCTGCCGTACGCCACTGACAGTGGACGCACCGCACCCGGGATCGGCACCGGCCCGACGCGGCGGTGCCCGGTCAGTCCCCTCGCCCGCGCAACCGTGGTGCCCACGCCTCCGCGCTGATCGCCTTGCCCTCCCGCTCCACGACCCCCGCCAATTCCCGCGCCCAGGCGCTCAGTTCCGCGAGGTCCATTCCGTACGGCCGCCCCCGGCCGGTCTCCGACGCCCACTCCTCGGCCGCGCCGGCGCCGCGCCGCAGCAGCCGGGCGCCGCCCGTCGTGTTCCCCCGGGCCGCATGCGTGAGGCCCACCGCGAGCTGGGCCAGACCACGCCAGAGCGCGCGCTCGTCCTCGGGCCCGGACTTCCAGGCGTCCTCGAAGACCTCGTGCGCGTGAAACGGCTTCCCCGCCTCCAGCAGCGCCTGCGCCTCGGCGACACTCTCCTCGGGGCCGCGTACGACGCCTTCCGGCTGCCGTTCCACACCGTCCGCGCCGTACGGCAGGGGTCGCCCCAGCCCGTCGCGCGGCCGGGCGTTCCGCGCCCGCCCCGCCGTGTCCCGATCACGCCCGCCGCCCTGCCGAGCCTCAGATGTCCCACTCATACGCCGATTGTCGCGCGCCCCGCGCCCCCTTCGGAGCAGCCCACGACGTGGGGTAAAGTTCTGTTCGCACGATCACGCGGGTCACCGCGGGTGAACGCATCGGGACGTGGCGCAGCTTGGTAGCGCACTTGACTGGGGGTCAAGGGGTCGCAGGTTCAAATCCTGTCGTCCCGACGGTGCGAAGGGTCTTCGCAGGCGGGAGCCTGTGGGGGCCCTTTTTCGCGTGGGTCGTTTCCGATCTTCGACGTCGAGCATGCCGCTCATCGGCACCTTTACTCGGAGGCCGGCGAAGATGCCGTTGCTGGACCTGGAGAAGATGACCGCGGGTCTGTCGAAGACCTGGTCGGGGTTCCGCGCCCCGCTCCAGGTGCGTAGGGCAGGGCCGACCACCGGGTCACTATGAGCCCGGTACCAGGCGGGAACCCGGGCGCCGGGGCGGTTGAACCAGGCGCGCGAGGCGGTGATGAGCATCAGGTCCAGTGCCCGGTCCAGCAGATCTGCTGCCCCGGCTCCTCCCGGATGATCTCCTGGAAGGTCGTCCGGCTGACCGGGCAGGCGCCGGCGCTCGCCCCGATGACAGCCACAGGTGGCAGGGCGGCGAGCAGCCGGCCGGGGTGCCACTGCCCACGGTGTACAGACCACTCAGTAGGAGCGTGCCGTCCGCGCTTCGGTGTCCCAGGTGCCGGCATCCGGAGCCCGGCGCAGACCAGTTCCTCGCCCTGTGCGGTCGTGCAGCGGCCGCCGTGGTGGATCACCGCCCAGGACGCGTAGGTCGGGGTGAAACACAGCTCGACCTTGTTCTTCGCCGCCCAGCGGCGGATGCGCAGTTCAAATCGGCGGAGTGGTTGTCGAGGATGACGTGGATCATCGCTCCGTCGGGGCGGGCCGCGCGGATCGACCGCAGGGCCGCCCAGGTGTGGTCGATGCCCTTGCGTCGGCGAACCACATCCCACAGCCGGTCGTCGCCGAGCCGAGTGGCAGCCGTGGAAGTAGGTGATGCCATGAGTGCGGTGGAACGTAGCCGGCAGCCGGTCGGGATGCTTCTGCCTCGCCCAGCGGGAGCCGGTGGTGGGGCGGATGCCCAGCGGGCCGAACTCGGCGAAGGCGAAGGCAGGGTGCGGCTAACGTGTCCAGCACCTGAGGAACTGCGCGCATCGGAGAAGGTGTTGACGGAACGGTCGAACGGATATCGCCCCACACTCGAGGACGTGGCACGCCGGTCAGGGGTGTCGAAGTCCACGGTGTCGCGTGTGATCAACGGCGAGCCGAGGGTGCGAGCGGCGGTCGCCGACCGCATCCGACAGGCTGTGGACGAACTCGGCTACGTACCGAACCAAGCCGCCCGAAGCCTGGTCACCCGCCGCAACAACGCCGTCGCCGTGGTGGTCACCGAACCGCAGAACCGGCTCTTCGTGGACCCTTATTTCGACTGCCATCTGCGTGGCATCCGGCAGGAGCTTGTCCAACAAGGAGCGCAGCCGGTGCTGCTGTTCATCGAGGAGCCGGACGACTATCCGCGCGTCGGTAACTTCCTGGGCGGCGGCCACGTCGATGGCGCGCTGTTGTTCTCCCTGCGCACCGACGACCCGTTGCCTGCCATGGTCGAGCACATGGGCCTGCCCGCCATCTTCGGCGGTCGCCCGGTCGTCGGCTCCGGCCACCGCAGTAACGGCTACACGTACGTCGACGCCGACAACCGCGGCGGAGCCAGGGAAGCCGTTCGGCATCTCGAATCACTGGGACGTCTACGCATCGGGACCATCACCGGGCCGCTCAACCAGGCTTCCGCGATCGACCGCCTCGACGGCTACCGAGACGTGCTCCTGGACACCCCACCCCATCTGATCGCCGAGGGCGACTTCACGCTGCAGGGCGGCGCCGCCGCCATGGCCGAGCTCCTCGAGGGGTGTCCCGATCTGGACGCGGTTTTCGTCGCCTCGGACCTGATGGCATCCGGTGCCTTGCGCGTACTGCGGGAACGCGGGCGCAGCGTACCCGAGGATGTGGCGGTTGTCGGCTTCGACGACTTGGCGCCCATCGCTGAGGCGACGGAGCCACCGTTGACCACTGTGCACCAGGACATCGAGGACATGGGACGCCTGATGGCCCGGCTGCTGTTCAAGCGCACAGCGGACGAGCTCGCGCCGCGAGACGGCAGACATCCGCTGTCCTCTGTGGTCACCCCGACACGTTTGGTCGTGCGGAAGTCCGCTTGAGACATCGAGGGAACTTCGGTGCAGCGGCCATCGGCGAGGCGGGCCCTGTTGCCTGGCCGACAAGGGCCTCGGTGATCTGGCGGGTGGCCTGCGCGGCAACACGGGATCGACGGCGGCGTAGACGGTGTAGGCACTCAGAGTCGTGGCCAGGGCCCAGCCGCGGCCCCGCACCCAGGTGACGTCGTCCACGCCGAGCGCGGCACGGAAGGCACCCCGGCTCCCAGCCGACATCAAGGTGAAGGCGATCGTCAGGTCGCAGGCCGGGTCGCCGACGCCGAGCCCGCCGAAATCGATGACCGCGCTGAGGCGGCCGTCGACAGTCAGCAGGTTGCCGGTGTGGAAGTCGCCGTGGAACCAGACCGGCGGGCGATCCCACCCGGGGGCACTCAACGCCGCGTCCCACAGCTCGGTCATCGCCGAGACGTCGAACACGCCGCCGACCTTCTCGATGGCGGCCCGCGTGGCACGGTCCCGGTCGGCCAGCGACCCGGCGGCGAGGTCGTCGCGGGCACCCTCATCCGAGATGTCCTCGGGCGAGAACCGCTGAAGGGCGATCAGGAACTCTGCCAGTTCGACGGCCGCCCCGGACGAGTCGGCCAGTGCCTCAACGGTCGCCACCTCGCCGTCCAGCCAGCGGGACACCGCCCACGGCCACGGATAGCCGAAGTCGGGTTCTCCCACCCCCACCGGTAGCGGGATGGCCAGGGGAAGGCGCGGGGCGAGCAGCTACGCCTCGTGCCCCCTGGACGGGGTGGACTGGAGCCCGTTCGACATCGTCGGCCTGGACGCCTTCCGGGGCCTGCGCAACGCCGCCACCTACCGCGACGACCTGCGCAAGGAGTTCACCCACGGCAAGCCGGTCGCCATCATGGAAGTCGGCTGCTGCACCTTCCACGGGGCAGGCGACTACGGCGGCTCGGGCTGGTACGTCGCTATGGAGCCCGAAGGTGTCACCCCCAAACCGGACCTGGTGCGCGACGAGAGCGAGCAGGTCCGCTGTCTCGACGACCTCATGTCCATCTTCGAAGACGAAGGCGTCGACTCCGTCTTCTGGTTCAGCTTCGCCGGCTACGGCACCCCTCACCGTCTGTCCGGACCGGACCCCGACCTCGCCTCCTACGGCATCGTCAAGATCCTCGACGAGCACAGCGGCTACCCAGCCGACGCGCGCACCTACCCCGAGAGGCCCTGGGAACCCAAGGAGGCGTTCCACGCGCTCGCCAACCGCTACCAGGCCCTCAAGCAGCAAGGAACGCCCGACCAGCAACGCCGATAACCGATAGCACCTGTAGGGCCACTGAACTTCGCCAGGGGACGCTCCTGCTGCATTGGCTGATCACCAACAGCATCCCTTCTTGAGTCCTGGAGGGTCACCGAAACCGCGATCCTGAACGGCCGTGGGTGATGTGCTCCTCTAAGACCTGTGGTTTCACCAGGTAGCCAGGGCCTGCTGATGAGGATGGTAGGTCCGCTGCAGGCACTGCTCGCCACCGGCGAACCGGTCACGGTCGAGCGGCTCGCCGCCCGGACCGGTCGCCGAGATCCGCGACGCGCTGGCCGCCATGCAACACGGAGTACGACGCCGAGGGCCGCGTCATCGGCTACGGCCTCACCTTCGATCCGACGCCGATCTCGCTCGTGCCTTCACCGTAGGCGTCCGCGCGGTGGGCCTGCCCGCAGTCTTGAGCCGGGTGGTCGAAATCGGCTGGCGGGACTCCGGCGCTCGGTCCGGCGCAGAGGCTATCCGGGGTTGTCTGCCGGCTCCAGCCGGGCTACGTCGAACTCCACACGGACGTCATCGGCCAGCCGCAGTGCGCCGAGGAACGCGGTGTAGGGCTTGATTCCCCAGGTGGATTGCCTGACGATCGCCGAACCGCGCAGAAGCCCGTCGCCGTTGCCCTTCCCCCGCACCGTCACAGGGTGGGTTCGGCCCTTGATGGTGAGGTCCCCGGTGATCTCGAAGGACTGCAGTGTTCCTGCGACCAGGGTGGAGCGGAAGGCGATCGTGGGGTGCTGTGCGATATGCAGCAGGGCCTCGCCTGCCAGGGTCCGTTTGATCTCGGCCCGGTCGGTGTCGCTGAGGGGCTTCAGCCCGCCTGTTCCCTCTCGAACCTGAAGCGAGTCCGTCTCGACCGTCACGCTCACCGACGATCTGCCAGGGTCGCCGACGGCTACCACCGCCTCGCCGGACCATCGGGTGGCCTCGATCGTGAGGTCGTGTCCAGCCCTGCGGCCCAGCCCTGCACGCCCGGTCTTGATCAAGAGGCGGCCGGTCGACGGTCCCAGCCGATACGTTCCGTCTGTCAGCGTCACAGCGCCGAGGGTAGGGCGCGGACGCGGCCGGGCGGTTGAGGCAGCCCGCTTGGCGTGTCCCCCGCGCCGCGATGATGCCTTGGGGGAGCGCGCAGCCTGGGTCGCTGTGACGGTGACTTCTGCTCGGCGTACCGCGGGACCCGCTGGTGAGGCACGGCGCGGCGGGGCCAGCACCTGTGCCTGCCGGTCAGCGCTCTCCGAGGCGAGAGCCCCGGGTGGCCGCACGCCGGCGAGTGACGAAACGCATCGTCGGTATGACGACCGCGTGCCCAGGTCACCGTGGCTTCTCGGCTCCGCGTCCTGAAGCCGTCGGTCTGCCCGACGCCTGTAACAGACGGCTCGGCGCAAGCGGGACGCCGTCTCAGGTGCGCGGCACCTCGGAGAGGTGGTGCCTTGCCAGTAAGGCGGCCGCCGCTTCGCTCCCGCGCCGTTCCGCGCTGACCTCGGCGGCAGCCTGCGCGGCGTTGCGCTGCGCTCT harbors:
- a CDS encoding acetyl-CoA C-acyltransferase, with the translated sequence MRPVHFAAARRTPIGKLRGALSSVRPDDLAATVVRGLVAEVPALDPARIDDVYWGAANQAGEDNRNVARMAALLAGLPESVPGATVNRLCASGLEAVTTAARAIAAGEADIVLAGGSESMSRAPFVLPRPDEALPPRIETIDTRLGWRLVNPAMKELHGLLSMGETAEEVAERYGVSRERQDAFALRSHQRAADARKNGHFDAELLPVERPDGVVVDSDECVREDTSLDKLSRLKPVFREGGTVTAGNASPMNDGAAGVLLVSEEALNELGLESLGRYVAGASAGVHPDVMGIGPVPATQKALGRVGWSIGDIEEAEFNEAFAAQALASVDRLGIDPDLVNPTGGAIALGHPLGCSGARILTTLLHRMRRTGAARGLATMCVGVGQGSAVLIERG
- a CDS encoding RNA-guided endonuclease InsQ/TnpB family protein; its protein translation is MKLVVQVKLLPTPVQASVLEATLRACNEAATWVSEIAFVRGEFKNFALRKLTYGEVKSRWNLGAQAAQHAIKKTCDAYIVLKANLTAGNLGQVGSRRYRRATEKPIAFRPQGAQPYDDRMLSWQIPDRTVSIWTVAGRLRGVAFTASPEQLATLALYRKGESDLLERDGMWFLNATCEVPETELNPTPVDFVGVDLGIVNIATTSDGEIMAGRELNRIRVRERGLRAKLQKKNTPSAKRRAKKRRGKEARRARDINHKIAKHVVAEAERTGRGIALEDLTGIRERVRLRKPQRATHSSWSFAQLGAFIGYKARRAGVPVVYVDPAYTSRTCAECGHLDRANRVSQAWFACRNCGFVDHADRNGSRNIRARAWELWRRGVTSTAPAPSRTPPSGAGRKRHITASDARCASPSP
- the tnpA gene encoding IS200/IS605 family transposase, giving the protein MRRGRSVVYSLHAHLVFTPKYRRGPFTDEILTHCEEIMRDVCADFGAELHEFNGEKDYVHLLVHYPPKIALSRLVGSLKGVSARRLRQEFPDHIRRYLWGDHLWCPSYFAASAGGAPLTVIKEYIDNQKRPG
- a CDS encoding AMP-binding protein codes for the protein MAHPSRSSRSTSTTRNVPGEPSAAPPPRHGGAPHRPTKDAISPRRKRPGLLARIKLKDSGASLLLCHPAQADTGAAAARALGVQVVTLGAEFEKLAADAEPLPSYVTREADDPAVVFYTSGTTGVPKGAVLSHFNLVMNATVNAFDANDIRPDDIALGALPLFHAFGQTVSMNSTWRAGAMLVLLPRFDAARAIELMVEERVNTFHGVPTMFVGLAAAASTAETLPELRVCVSGGASLPVAVLERFEEAFGAKIYEGYGLSETSPTASVNQPLFGMKAGTIGHPLWGVDVEIARAEVEGRVELLPPGELGEVVIRGHNVFSGYLGRPEATAEAVVDGWFRTGDLGTKDDEGFLRIVDRKKDVIIRGGYNVYPREVEEVLVRHPGIAQVAVIGLPDELHGVEVCAVVVRAPGTAQDAVEITDWSKKHLGRHKYPRRVEFTDALPLGPSMKVLKRELRARYRS
- a CDS encoding sulfite exporter TauE/SafE family protein — encoded protein: MNTMTLWHISVGEFAALAAAALLVGFSKTAVSGANTVSLAIFAAVLPARASTGVLLPILIVGDVLAVLTYRRHAHWPTLWRLFPAVAAGVVFGTLFLVWADDGVVRTSIGAILLLMAAVTVWRRRAAAQDDEPDSVATRTGRIKARSYGVLGGFTTMVANAGGPVMSMYLLSAGFRKLGFLGTSAFFFLIVNVSKVPFSVGLGLIDGHSLLLDAALAAFVVPGAFIGKWAVNRINQLLFERLVIAATVVGGVQLLLR